From Pseudomonas alcaligenes, a single genomic window includes:
- a CDS encoding efflux RND transporter permease subunit yields MNISAPFIRRPVATLLLSLAILLLGGVSFGLLPVAPLPKMDFPAIVVTATLPGASPQVMAATVATPLERSLGSIAGISEMTSRSSQGSTQIVILFDLERDVDAAAREVQAAINAARNLLPSGMRSMPTYKKFNPSQAPIMVLSLTSDVLDKSQLYDLASTVIAQKLAQVQGVGQIQIGGSSLPAVRVELQPRLLDQYGIALDEVRTAIAQANQDRPKGDVADASRQWQVQANDQMRKAADYQPLIIRYQNNAAVRLGDVAKVQDSVENRYNAGFYNDEKAVLLVVNRQPGANIIETVEGIRAQLPGLQAMVPASATLEVAMDRSPVIRATLHEAERSLLIATALVILVVFAFLGRWRAALIPALAVPVSLVGTFAVMYLLGFSLNNLSLMALIIATGLVVDDAIVVLENISRHIEAGEKPMAAAFKGSREVGFTLLSMNLSLVAVFLSILFMGGIVASLFREFAISLAAAIIVSMLVSLTLTPMLCARWLKADSGAEREPGRLQQFGARLQERVLAGYGRSLEWALRHSRLTLVSLLATIVLNVVLFVQVPKTFMPEQDTGQLIGFVRGDDGLSFQVMQPKMEVFRRALLADPSIQSVAGFIGGESGINNAFLVVRLKPIAQRDLSAQQVIEHLRESLPKVPGARLMLMSDQDLQFGGRQGRSSENEYVLLASEMDALNHWLPKVRDALAKLPELTDIDAKEGEGAQQIRLVVERAAAQRLGVDMAMVTAVLNNAFSQRQISTIYDSLNQYSVVMEVNPQYAQYPETLEQVKVITEAGERVPLSSFAHWERSLEDDRVNHQGQFAAESIGYSLAEGVTQEQANQAIRQAVARVNLPTEVQGILGGTGGQFEKEAKGQPGMILTALLVVYIVLGILYESYIHPLTILSTLPSAGVGALLAILLTGGQFTLISMLGLFLLIGVVKKNAILMIDLALELERNEQLSPQESIRRACLLRFRPILMTTLAALLGALPLLLGMAEGAEMRRPLGLTIVGGLILSQLLTLYTTPVVYLYLDRLRHWVNRRRGVRSDAALETPL; encoded by the coding sequence TTGAACATCTCGGCGCCGTTCATCCGTCGGCCGGTGGCGACCCTGCTGCTGAGTCTGGCGATTCTCCTGCTTGGCGGGGTGAGCTTCGGCCTGCTGCCGGTGGCGCCGCTGCCGAAGATGGATTTCCCGGCCATAGTGGTCACTGCCACGCTGCCGGGCGCCAGCCCGCAGGTGATGGCCGCCACCGTGGCCACGCCACTGGAGCGCTCGCTCGGCAGCATTGCCGGGATCAGCGAGATGACCAGCCGCAGCAGCCAGGGCAGCACGCAGATCGTCATCCTGTTCGACCTCGAACGCGACGTCGACGCCGCCGCCCGCGAGGTGCAGGCGGCCATCAACGCGGCGCGCAACCTGTTGCCCAGTGGCATGCGCAGCATGCCGACCTACAAGAAGTTCAACCCCTCGCAGGCACCGATCATGGTGCTGTCGCTGACCTCCGACGTGCTCGACAAGAGCCAGCTGTACGACCTGGCGTCCACCGTGATCGCGCAGAAGCTGGCCCAGGTGCAGGGCGTCGGGCAGATCCAGATCGGCGGCAGCTCGCTACCGGCGGTGCGGGTGGAGCTGCAGCCGCGCCTGCTCGACCAGTACGGCATCGCCCTCGACGAGGTGCGCACGGCCATTGCCCAGGCCAATCAGGATCGACCCAAGGGCGACGTGGCCGATGCCAGCCGCCAGTGGCAGGTGCAGGCCAATGACCAGATGCGCAAGGCGGCCGACTACCAGCCGCTGATCATCCGTTACCAGAACAATGCGGCAGTGCGCCTGGGCGATGTGGCCAAGGTGCAGGACTCGGTGGAGAACCGCTACAACGCCGGTTTCTACAACGACGAGAAGGCCGTGCTGCTGGTGGTCAACCGCCAGCCCGGGGCCAACATCATCGAGACGGTGGAGGGCATTCGCGCCCAGCTGCCGGGCCTGCAGGCCATGGTGCCGGCCAGCGCCACCCTGGAAGTGGCGATGGATCGCTCGCCGGTGATCCGCGCCACCCTGCACGAGGCCGAGCGCAGCCTGCTGATCGCCACCGCGCTGGTGATCCTGGTGGTGTTCGCCTTCCTCGGGCGCTGGCGCGCGGCGCTGATTCCGGCCCTGGCAGTACCGGTGTCGCTGGTCGGCACTTTCGCCGTGATGTACCTGCTGGGCTTCTCGCTGAACAACCTGTCGCTGATGGCGCTGATCATCGCCACCGGCCTGGTGGTGGACGATGCCATCGTCGTGCTGGAGAACATCTCGCGGCATATCGAGGCCGGCGAGAAACCCATGGCGGCGGCCTTCAAGGGCTCGCGCGAAGTCGGTTTCACCCTGCTGTCGATGAACCTGTCGCTGGTCGCGGTGTTCCTCTCCATCCTGTTCATGGGTGGCATAGTCGCCAGCCTGTTCCGCGAGTTCGCCATCAGCCTGGCCGCGGCCATTATCGTGTCGATGCTGGTGTCGCTGACCCTGACGCCGATGCTCTGCGCGCGCTGGCTCAAGGCCGACAGCGGCGCCGAGCGCGAACCCGGGCGCCTGCAGCAGTTCGGTGCACGCCTGCAGGAGCGGGTGCTGGCCGGTTACGGGCGCAGCCTGGAGTGGGCGCTGCGGCATTCGCGGCTGACCCTGGTCAGCCTGCTGGCGACCATCGTGCTCAACGTGGTGCTGTTCGTGCAGGTGCCCAAGACCTTCATGCCCGAGCAGGACACCGGCCAGTTGATCGGCTTCGTGCGTGGCGACGACGGCCTGTCGTTCCAGGTCATGCAGCCGAAGATGGAGGTGTTCCGCCGCGCCTTGCTGGCCGACCCGTCGATCCAGAGCGTGGCCGGTTTCATCGGGGGCGAGAGCGGCATCAACAACGCCTTCCTGGTGGTGCGCCTGAAACCCATCGCCCAGCGCGACCTGTCGGCCCAGCAGGTGATCGAACACCTGCGCGAGAGTCTGCCCAAGGTGCCGGGGGCGCGGCTGATGCTGATGTCGGATCAGGATCTGCAGTTCGGTGGCCGCCAGGGGCGTAGTTCGGAAAACGAATACGTGCTGCTGGCCAGCGAGATGGACGCCCTCAACCACTGGCTGCCCAAGGTGCGCGATGCCCTGGCCAAGCTGCCGGAGCTGACCGATATCGACGCCAAGGAAGGCGAGGGCGCCCAGCAGATCCGCCTGGTGGTCGAACGTGCCGCGGCGCAGCGCCTGGGCGTGGACATGGCGATGGTCACCGCGGTGCTCAACAACGCCTTCAGCCAGCGGCAGATCTCCACCATCTACGACAGCCTCAACCAGTACAGCGTGGTGATGGAGGTCAATCCGCAGTACGCCCAGTACCCGGAGACCCTGGAGCAGGTCAAGGTCATCACCGAGGCTGGCGAGCGCGTGCCGCTGTCGAGTTTCGCCCACTGGGAACGCAGTCTGGAGGACGACCGGGTCAACCACCAGGGCCAGTTCGCCGCCGAGAGCATCGGCTACTCGCTGGCCGAAGGGGTGACCCAGGAGCAGGCCAACCAGGCGATCCGCCAGGCGGTGGCCAGGGTCAACCTGCCCACCGAGGTGCAGGGCATCCTCGGCGGCACCGGCGGCCAGTTCGAGAAGGAGGCCAAGGGCCAGCCGGGGATGATCCTCACCGCGCTGCTGGTGGTCTACATCGTGCTCGGCATCCTCTACGAGAGCTACATCCACCCGCTGACCATCCTCTCCACGCTGCCGTCGGCCGGGGTCGGCGCCTTGCTGGCGATCCTGCTCACCGGCGGTCAGTTCACTCTGATCTCCATGCTCGGCCTGTTCCTGCTGATCGGCGTGGTGAAGAAGAACGCCATCCTGATGATCGACCTGGCCCTGGAACTGGAGCGCAACGAGCAGCTGAGCCCGCAGGAGTCGATACGCCGCGCCTGCCTGCTGCGCTTCCGGCCGATCCTGATGACCACCCTGGCTGCGCTGCTGGGCGCCTTGCCGCTGCTGCTGGGCATGGCCGAAGGCGCCGAGATGCGCCGCCCGTTGGGCCTGACCATTGTCGGCGGGTTGATCCTCAGCCAGCTGCTGACCCTCTATACCACCCCGGTGGTCTACCTCTACCTCGACCGCCTGCGCCACTGGGTCAACCGTCGGCGCGGCGTACGCAGCGATGCCGCCCTGGAAACTCCGCTATGA
- a CDS encoding MdtB/MuxB family multidrug efflux RND transporter permease subunit, which translates to MNASRLFILRPVATTLLMVAIFLTGLIAYRLLPVAALPEVDYPTIRVLTLYPGASPEVMTSAVTAPLERQFGQMPGLKQMSSTSSGGASVIALRFALDINLDVAEQEVQAAINAASNLLPSDLPAPPVYNKVNPADTPVLTLAISSKTLPLTEVHDLIDTRMAQKIAQISGVGLVSLAGGQRPAVRIKVNPEALASHGLNLADVRTLITASNVNQPKGNFDGPTRVSQLDANDQLRSASEYRELILKYEGGAPLRLQDVASIADGAENERLAAWADRNQTVLLTIQRQPGANVIEVVDRVQRLLPQITAALPAGLEVKILTDRTQTIRAAIKDVRFELMLAIALVVLVTFLFLRKLSATIIPSIAVPLSLIGTFGVMYLAGFSVNNLTLMALTIATGFVVDDAIVMLENIARHLEEGETPLNAALKGARQIGFTLISLTFSLIAVLIPLLFMADVVGRLFREFAITLAVAILISLVVSLTLTPMMCARLLKAEKEEEQGRFYKASGAFIDGLIARYGVGLQWVLRHQPLTLLVALGTLVLTVLLYLAVPKGFFPVQDTGVIQGISEAPQSISFQAMSERQQRLAEVVLGDPAVASLSSYIGVDGDNPTLNSGRLLINLKPHHERDADASAVIERLRPALAKVPGIQLYLQPVQDLTIEDRVSRTQFQFSLESPSAPLLEEWTPKLVEALAQQAELRDVASDLQSSGLQVFLRIDRDAAARLGVSVSAIDDALYDAFGQRQISTIFTQASQYRVVLESQGAGELGPEALRRIHVATSSGGQVPLSSLARVEEGAAALLVNHIGQFPAATLSFNLAEGVSLGQAVEVIERVEQEIGLPAGIQSQFQGAAEAFRASLSSTLLLILAAVLTMYIVLGVLYESYIHPITILSTLPSAGVGALLALLLSGNDLGLIAIIGIILLIGIVKKNAIMMIDFALEAERHQGMTPEAAIYQAALLRFRPILMTTLAALFGAVPLMLASGSGAELRQPLGLVMVGGLLLSQVLTLFTTPVIYLWFDRLSRRFIGRSAAGVTLG; encoded by the coding sequence ATGAACGCCTCGCGCCTGTTCATCCTGCGCCCGGTTGCCACCACCCTGCTGATGGTGGCGATCTTCCTCACCGGCCTGATCGCTTACCGGCTGCTGCCGGTGGCGGCGCTGCCGGAAGTGGATTACCCGACCATCCGCGTGTTGACCCTGTACCCGGGCGCCAGCCCGGAGGTGATGACCAGCGCGGTGACCGCGCCGCTGGAACGCCAGTTCGGCCAGATGCCCGGGCTCAAGCAGATGTCCTCGACCAGCTCCGGCGGTGCCTCGGTGATCGCCCTGCGCTTTGCCCTGGACATCAACCTGGATGTTGCCGAGCAGGAAGTGCAGGCGGCGATCAACGCCGCGAGCAATTTGCTGCCGAGCGATCTGCCGGCGCCGCCGGTGTACAACAAGGTCAACCCGGCCGACACCCCGGTGCTGACTCTGGCGATCAGCTCCAAGACCCTGCCGCTGACCGAAGTGCACGACCTGATCGATACCCGCATGGCGCAGAAGATCGCCCAGATCAGCGGCGTCGGCCTGGTCAGCCTGGCCGGCGGACAGCGCCCGGCGGTGCGCATCAAGGTCAACCCCGAGGCCCTGGCCAGCCACGGCCTCAACCTGGCCGACGTGCGCACCCTGATCACCGCCAGCAACGTCAACCAGCCCAAGGGCAACTTCGACGGCCCGACCCGGGTCTCGCAACTCGACGCCAACGACCAGCTGCGCTCGGCCAGCGAGTACCGCGAGCTGATCCTCAAGTACGAGGGCGGCGCGCCGCTGCGCCTGCAGGATGTCGCGAGCATCGCCGACGGCGCCGAGAACGAGCGCCTGGCGGCCTGGGCCGACCGCAACCAGACCGTGCTGTTGACCATCCAGCGCCAGCCCGGGGCCAACGTCATCGAGGTGGTCGACCGCGTGCAGCGCCTGCTGCCGCAGATCACCGCCGCGCTGCCGGCCGGCCTGGAGGTCAAGATCCTCACCGACCGCACCCAGACCATCCGTGCGGCAATCAAGGACGTGCGCTTCGAACTGATGCTGGCCATCGCCCTGGTTGTGCTGGTGACCTTCCTGTTCCTGCGCAAGCTGTCGGCCACCATCATCCCTTCCATCGCCGTGCCGCTGTCGCTGATCGGTACCTTCGGCGTGATGTACCTGGCCGGCTTCTCGGTCAACAACCTGACGCTGATGGCGCTGACCATCGCCACCGGCTTCGTGGTCGACGACGCCATCGTCATGCTGGAGAACATCGCCCGCCACCTGGAGGAGGGCGAGACCCCGCTGAACGCGGCGCTCAAGGGCGCGCGGCAGATCGGCTTCACCCTGATCTCGCTGACCTTCTCGCTGATCGCCGTGCTGATTCCGCTGCTGTTCATGGCGGATGTGGTGGGGAGATTGTTCCGCGAGTTCGCCATCACCCTGGCGGTGGCCATCCTGATTTCCCTGGTGGTGTCGCTGACCCTCACGCCGATGATGTGTGCGCGCCTGCTCAAGGCCGAGAAGGAGGAAGAGCAGGGGCGTTTCTACAAGGCCAGTGGTGCCTTTATCGACGGCCTGATCGCCCGCTACGGTGTCGGCCTGCAGTGGGTGCTCAGGCACCAGCCGCTGACCCTGCTGGTGGCCCTCGGCACCCTGGTGCTCACCGTGCTGCTGTACCTGGCGGTGCCCAAGGGCTTCTTCCCGGTGCAGGACACCGGGGTGATCCAGGGCATTTCCGAGGCGCCGCAGAGCATTTCCTTCCAGGCCATGAGCGAGCGTCAGCAGCGCCTGGCCGAGGTGGTGCTGGGCGATCCGGCGGTGGCCAGCCTGTCGTCCTACATCGGCGTCGACGGCGACAACCCGACCCTCAACAGCGGCCGCCTGCTGATCAACCTCAAGCCGCACCATGAGCGCGATGCCGACGCCAGCGCGGTGATCGAGCGCCTGCGTCCGGCGCTGGCCAAGGTGCCGGGCATCCAGCTGTACCTGCAGCCGGTGCAGGATCTGACCATCGAGGATCGGGTCAGCCGCACCCAGTTCCAGTTCAGCCTGGAGTCGCCCAGCGCGCCCCTGCTGGAGGAGTGGACGCCCAAGCTGGTCGAGGCCCTGGCCCAGCAGGCGGAACTGCGCGACGTGGCCAGCGACCTGCAGAGCAGCGGCCTGCAGGTGTTCCTGCGTATCGACCGCGACGCCGCCGCACGCCTCGGCGTGAGCGTCAGCGCCATCGACGACGCGCTGTACGACGCCTTCGGCCAGCGCCAGATCTCCACCATCTTCACCCAGGCCAGCCAGTACCGCGTGGTGCTGGAGAGCCAGGGGGCCGGCGAGCTGGGCCCCGAGGCGCTGCGGCGTATCCACGTGGCCACCAGCAGCGGCGGCCAGGTGCCGCTGTCTTCGCTGGCGCGGGTCGAGGAGGGCGCCGCGGCGCTGCTGGTCAACCATATCGGCCAGTTCCCAGCGGCCACCCTGTCGTTCAACCTGGCCGAAGGCGTGTCGCTGGGCCAGGCGGTGGAAGTGATCGAACGGGTGGAACAGGAAATCGGCCTGCCGGCCGGCATCCAGAGCCAGTTCCAGGGCGCCGCCGAGGCATTCCGCGCTTCGCTGTCGAGCACCCTGCTGCTGATCCTGGCGGCGGTGCTGACCATGTACATCGTGCTGGGCGTGCTCTACGAGAGCTACATCCACCCCATCACCATCCTCTCCACCTTGCCGTCGGCCGGGGTCGGCGCACTGCTGGCGCTGCTGCTCAGCGGCAACGACCTGGGCCTGATCGCCATCATCGGCATCATCCTGCTGATCGGCATCGTCAAGAAGAACGCGATCATGATGATCGACTTCGCCCTGGAGGCCGAACGCCACCAGGGCATGACACCCGAGGCGGCGATCTACCAGGCCGCGTTGCTGCGCTTCCGGCCGATCCTGATGACCACCCTGGCCGCGCTGTTCGGCGCCGTGCCGCTGATGCTGGCCTCCGGCTCCGGTGCCGAGCTGCGCCAGCCGCTCGGCCTGGTGATGGTCGGCGGTCTGCTGCTGAGCCAGGTGCTGACCCTGTTCACCACGCCGGTGATCTACCTGTGGTTCGATCGCCTGTCGCGCCGCTTCATTGGCCGTAGCGCGGCGGGAGTGACACTGGGTTGA
- a CDS encoding MdtA/MuxA family multidrug efflux RND transporter periplasmic adaptor subunit: MSATRFASRFSRPWLIALIVLAIVLLLWLVLPGKPKGKPEPAGPWGRDEGPVPVRVTEARLGDFNVELKALGTVTALNTVNVRARVNGELVKVLFEEGQLVKAGDLLAQIDPRPYQVALQQAEGTLAQNQAQLQNAEIDLARYQGLYAEDSIAKQTLDTQVALVGQYRGTVKSNQAAVADARLNLEFTRVRAPIAGRLGLRQVDTGNLVTSSDTTPLVVITQVQPIAVSFTLPEGDLPPVLSRVRKQEKLLVQAWDRGEQQVLAEGSLHSLDNQIDTATGTVKLKARFSNDAEQLFPNQFVNVRLRVETRGGAVLIPSAALQYGARGSFVFLLGADNKVQVRSVTVGASDGATTLVSAGLVAGERMVLEGTDKLKEGSEVQVIDDSGKPVEAAKQAPAKKDA, from the coding sequence ATGTCCGCTACCCGTTTCGCGTCGCGTTTTTCCCGCCCATGGTTGATCGCCCTGATCGTGCTGGCCATCGTCCTGCTGCTCTGGCTGGTGCTGCCGGGCAAGCCCAAGGGCAAACCCGAGCCGGCAGGGCCCTGGGGACGTGACGAGGGGCCGGTGCCGGTGCGAGTGACCGAGGCCCGCCTGGGCGACTTCAATGTCGAACTCAAGGCCCTCGGCACGGTGACCGCGCTGAATACGGTGAACGTGCGCGCCCGGGTCAACGGCGAACTGGTCAAGGTGCTGTTCGAGGAGGGCCAGCTGGTCAAGGCCGGCGACCTGCTCGCGCAGATCGACCCGCGGCCGTATCAGGTGGCGCTGCAGCAGGCCGAAGGCACCCTGGCGCAAAACCAGGCGCAGCTGCAGAACGCCGAGATCGACCTGGCCCGCTACCAGGGCCTGTATGCCGAGGACTCCATCGCCAAGCAGACTCTGGATACCCAGGTCGCGCTGGTCGGCCAATACCGCGGTACGGTCAAAAGCAACCAGGCCGCAGTCGCCGATGCCCGCCTCAATCTCGAATTCACCCGCGTGCGTGCGCCGATCGCCGGACGCCTGGGTCTGCGCCAGGTGGACACCGGCAACCTGGTCACCAGCAGCGATACCACGCCGCTGGTGGTAATCACCCAGGTGCAGCCGATTGCCGTCAGCTTCACCCTGCCCGAGGGCGACTTGCCGCCGGTACTGAGCCGCGTGCGCAAGCAGGAAAAACTGCTGGTACAGGCCTGGGATCGCGGCGAGCAGCAGGTGCTGGCTGAGGGCAGCCTGCACAGCCTGGACAACCAGATCGACACCGCCACCGGCACGGTCAAGCTCAAGGCGCGTTTCAGCAATGACGCCGAGCAGCTGTTCCCCAACCAGTTCGTCAATGTGCGCCTGCGCGTGGAAACCCGTGGCGGCGCCGTGCTGATCCCCTCGGCAGCGCTGCAGTACGGCGCGCGCGGCAGCTTCGTGTTCCTCCTCGGTGCGGACAACAAGGTGCAGGTGCGCAGCGTCACCGTGGGTGCCAGCGACGGTGCCACCACCCTGGTCAGCGCGGGCCTGGTGGCCGGCGAGCGGATGGTGCTGGAGGGCACCGACAAGCTCAAGGAGGGCAGCGAAGTACAGGTCATCGATGACAGCGGCAAGCCGGTGGAGGCCGCCAAGCAGGCGCCGGCGAAGAAAGACGCATGA
- the tpx gene encoding thiol peroxidase yields the protein MAQVTLKGNPIQVDGQLPQVGQQAPAFSLVGKDLSDVTLASLAGKRKVLNIFPSIDTPTCATSVRTFNAEASKLANTVVLCISADLPFAQARFCGSEGLENVINLSTMRGANFLKDYGVAFGSGPLVGVAARAVVVLDENDKVLHSELVGEIADEPNYAAAIAALK from the coding sequence ATGGCTCAAGTAACTCTCAAGGGCAACCCGATCCAGGTCGACGGCCAACTGCCGCAGGTCGGTCAGCAGGCGCCGGCCTTCAGCCTGGTTGGCAAGGATCTGTCGGACGTGACCCTGGCCAGCCTGGCCGGCAAGCGCAAAGTGCTGAACATCTTCCCGAGCATCGACACCCCGACCTGCGCCACTTCTGTGCGTACCTTCAACGCCGAGGCGAGCAAGCTGGCCAACACCGTGGTGCTGTGCATCTCCGCCGACCTGCCATTCGCCCAGGCGCGCTTCTGCGGCTCCGAGGGCCTGGAAAACGTGATCAACCTGTCGACCATGCGTGGCGCCAACTTCCTCAAGGATTACGGTGTTGCCTTCGGCAGTGGCCCGCTGGTGGGTGTTGCAGCGCGTGCGGTGGTGGTGCTGGACGAGAACGACAAGGTGCTGCACAGCGAGCTGGTTGGCGAGATCGCCGACGAGCCGAATTACGCCGCGGCCATCGCCGCCCTCAAGTAA
- a CDS encoding DUF3592 domain-containing protein: MLSFKTSPATHQKISRVSRWLCFAAFVVGLGFLGYTSVAGYRTATAILKDHSVATAAVSLKDVTEEHHRKGRTSLTYNFTYAFEAKGTQQVGEFSTSEDNAQPYLEEGAKVEVAFSNQDPSHFDRLERLQTQADLGGSLKRWLIMLPVGALLALVLHILIVARLFVPREAQAA; encoded by the coding sequence ATGCTCAGCTTCAAAACTTCGCCCGCCACCCACCAGAAGATTTCGCGGGTTTCCCGCTGGTTGTGCTTCGCCGCCTTTGTCGTCGGCCTGGGCTTCCTCGGCTACACCTCCGTCGCGGGCTATCGCACGGCGACTGCGATCCTCAAGGATCACTCGGTGGCAACGGCTGCGGTGAGCCTCAAGGACGTGACCGAGGAGCACCATCGCAAGGGGCGCACCTCGCTGACCTACAACTTCACCTACGCCTTCGAGGCCAAGGGCACCCAGCAGGTTGGTGAGTTCTCCACCTCCGAGGACAATGCCCAGCCGTACCTGGAGGAGGGAGCCAAGGTGGAAGTGGCTTTCTCCAACCAGGATCCGAGCCATTTCGACCGCCTCGAGCGCCTGCAGACCCAGGCCGACCTGGGTGGTTCGCTCAAACGCTGGCTGATCATGCTGCCGGTCGGGGCGCTGCTGGCCCTGGTGCTGCACATCCTGATCGTGGCGCGCCTGTTCGTACCGCGTGAGGCGCAAGCGGCCTGA
- a CDS encoding GNAT family N-acetyltransferase: protein MPHRTAEVRMLQHGYVREARSLLYHAYRHDPTFAYLFESERPGFDQRVRATVRELVQQHFAEELPAIGLLIEERLVGIALIAPPLRRLDITESWSWRLRMLMTTGFRCTKRYLEYHDAVLACLPPGPYHVLPLLGVHPEFQGQHLGEQLLTALHDWCAEDAGSQGVVLDTGNPHYLEFYARQGYEEIGEVAVGPIREHVFFHPNPQPARQASA, encoded by the coding sequence ATGCCCCATCGCACCGCCGAAGTCCGCATGCTGCAGCACGGTTACGTCCGCGAAGCCCGCTCGCTGCTGTACCACGCCTACCGCCACGACCCGACCTTCGCCTATCTGTTCGAGAGCGAGCGCCCCGGCTTCGACCAGCGCGTGCGCGCCACGGTGCGCGAGCTGGTGCAGCAGCACTTTGCCGAGGAGTTGCCGGCCATTGGCCTGCTGATCGAGGAACGCCTGGTCGGCATCGCCCTGATCGCGCCGCCGCTGCGCCGCCTGGACATCACCGAGAGCTGGAGCTGGCGCCTGCGCATGCTGATGACCACCGGTTTCCGCTGCACCAAGCGCTATCTCGAATACCACGACGCGGTGCTCGCCTGCCTGCCGCCCGGGCCTTACCACGTGCTGCCGCTGCTCGGCGTGCACCCGGAGTTCCAGGGCCAGCACCTTGGCGAGCAGCTGCTCACCGCGCTGCACGACTGGTGCGCCGAGGACGCCGGTTCCCAGGGCGTGGTGCTGGATACCGGCAACCCGCACTACCTGGAGTTCTATGCCCGCCAGGGCTACGAGGAAATCGGCGAGGTGGCGGTCGGGCCGATCCGCGAGCACGTGTTCTTCCATCCCAATCCGCAGCCGGCCCGCCAGGCCAGCGCCTAG
- the xthA gene encoding exodeoxyribonuclease III, which translates to MKIVSFNINGLRARPHQLAALIDKHQPDVIGLQETKVDDPQFPEAEIRQLGYHVHYHGQKGHYGVALLSRQEPLELHKGFPGDAEDAQRRFIYGTYADAQGNPVTVMNGYFPQGESRDHPTKFPAKQRFYADLQNLLLTQFKPEQALVVMGDINISPEDIDIGIGEDNRKRWLKTGKCSFLPEEREWLATLKGWGLVDSFRHLNPAVNDRFSWFDYRSRGFEDEPKRGLRIDVILATAALQARFKDSGVDYELRGMEKPSDHAPIWLELS; encoded by the coding sequence ATGAAGATCGTTTCCTTCAATATCAACGGCCTGCGCGCCCGCCCTCACCAGTTGGCGGCGTTGATCGACAAACACCAGCCGGACGTGATCGGCCTGCAGGAAACCAAGGTCGATGATCCGCAGTTTCCCGAAGCGGAAATCCGTCAGCTCGGCTACCACGTGCACTACCACGGCCAGAAGGGCCACTACGGCGTCGCCCTGCTCTCGCGCCAGGAGCCACTGGAACTGCACAAGGGCTTCCCGGGTGACGCAGAAGACGCCCAGCGCCGCTTTATCTACGGCACCTACGCCGATGCCCAGGGCAACCCGGTGACCGTGATGAACGGCTACTTCCCCCAGGGCGAGAGCCGCGACCACCCGACCAAATTCCCGGCCAAGCAGCGCTTCTATGCCGACCTGCAAAACCTGCTGCTGACCCAGTTCAAACCCGAGCAGGCGCTGGTGGTGATGGGCGACATCAATATCTCCCCGGAAGACATCGACATCGGCATCGGTGAGGACAACCGCAAGCGCTGGCTGAAGACCGGTAAGTGCAGCTTCCTGCCGGAAGAGCGTGAATGGCTGGCGACCCTCAAGGGCTGGGGCCTGGTGGACAGCTTCCGCCATCTCAACCCGGCGGTGAACGACCGCTTCAGCTGGTTCGACTACCGCAGCCGCGGCTTCGAGGACGAGCCCAAGCGCGGCCTGCGAATCGATGTGATCCTGGCTACCGCCGCCCTGCAGGCGCGGTTCAAGGACAGCGGCGTCGACTACGAGCTGCGCGGCATGGAGAAACCCTCGGACCATGCGCCGATCTGGCTGGAGCTGAGCTGA